Genomic DNA from Bacteroides zhangwenhongii:
TTCACCTATCACAGATAGGTGAAAATGACCTTTCTTTCGAAAGGTCATTGTCACCACGTTTTTGCGTTCGATACCACAAAATCTTAGGTTCTCAAACAAATTTTTTTGAGATGAGACACCATGACAAATAATATCTACTGTATAAAGATTATCATAGCCACGATGAAGATAAGACTTCAAACCAGCAACTTGGCAGGGTGTACCCACAAATAACACCTTTCTGTAATCTCGCAAATCAGCTTTCACTGCACGTATTATATCTACAGAAAGCTGGCTCTGTACATATTTAGAACCCTTCAGCAATGATAAATTTTCTAACTTATCTACACGAATATGCTTGATGTCCCCACCAATAGATGCACAACCATACACTACTCCTCCCCCATTAATCACATGAGTAGAAAGAACAGAGGCAGCTCCCCCTGAAGTACTTGTATGGTAATCTTCTTCATCCTTACTCCAGGCGGCAAAAGCCGCTTGCGGAGTCGCCAATTTCAAAGGTACATTTTGCGGACAAACCTTTGTACATATCCCACAATCCACACACCTACTTGTGTCAATCGTTGGCATAAAGTGACCATATACTCCTTGCTCGGTCATGCTGATAGCCTGATGCACACACGATGCAGCACATGCTACACACCCCGTACAAAGCCCACTCTTACTCACCCGATTCATAGATACATCTTTTTAAATAATCAAATGAAAATTGGCGTTCAGTATTAATCACTTCATCCACTAGTTGCCAATTTGTTTCTTTCTTTTGCAACACGTTGTCAATCTCTGTGACAGAATTGATAGAACAATCTTCCATACTCATTTGCCTTAGCAAATAATTTATACGATTATCCTTTAGTCCACGTATTGAAATCAATTTTTTATGAAATATCATAGCAAATGCAGTACCATGAAAAGAGCTTGATATTACATACTCTGCATTAACCAATAAATTTAAGAATTCGATCGGCCCTGCTGCTAACTGACGTGTGAAAGGAACAAACAAATCATATAGATTCGAGAAATTACAAACGACAACAGGAAGTGACGTTTTTGCCGATACTGTTTTCACCATCTCAATCATCTCCTTATCTGCAAACACTGTATAGAAAAAGATATATTTCCTTTTGTTCATTTCGATTGGAAGTTTAGACAACCAATCTGACGATGTCAACAAAAATACCGGATCAATATTAATTTGTACCTCTCTATCAGTTACTGCTTCTATTGCTTCCTTCGTTCCATTATCTCGAACACTAATTGAATCAAAATCCTTCGCATACTCTCCAATAAGGTTCAGGGTATTCTTAGGCAAACTGCCGAAAGAACCGGAACATGCAGCATAAGATATTTTCTTTCCTTTTACAAAAGGCAGATAATAAGCCCAATCAAAATCGCTGGGTAACGGATTCCAAATTTGATCACTACCAGCAATGAAAAGATCAGCTTCTAAATGTCCTTCTTTTAATGCATCTAACGTAGTGTATTCTTTCTCAGTAAGTTTTAGATAGTTTTTTTTAAATGCATTATACAAATCATGTCTTTTCTTCAACCCGCGATAGAAACACAAATGTGACAAATCTTTTAAAAAAGGGATTAAAGCAAAACGATATGAGAAAACCCGCATTATCTTTCGTTGTTCTGCGCTTGAAAAGTTTATAATCTTGTTATCACAGCCCAATCCTAGTAACGTTTGCTGCAACGCATAAGCTTGCAACATAGACCCGTGGTTGTGCGATGCGTGGTATGTTATCGTTAGTGTTTTATTCTTTAACATTTTATATTATTTTTCTAAGAAATGGAACAAGAAATGGAGGAACTAAAATTTTGGATAAACTCTTAGCTATTATAAGATATGGATATTTTATATTCAATCCTCGCAGAATTTCCCAATGCATCTTTGCTCCTCTCAAACGGTCTTTAACTTTGCGCCGAGCTATAGCATTCTTATCATCACGCATCATATAAAGTATCTCCTGAATATTATATCCCTTTAATCCAGCACGATACATTTTATACCAAAGATAATAATCCTCCGCCCGTTCAACTTTTTCACCAGTTGTATATCCATTTACCAAATCGTACGCTGATTTCCTAACCATACAAGGAGCATGACAGAATGGTGCACAATCCTTAAAATCACAGTTTTGAGGATATTCGACTGCCTTACCTTCACGCCAGATACCACGTTCATCAAAATGAGCCATAGGAGTGCTAACAAAAGCAAATTCTGGATGTGCATCCAAAAATTTTATTTCCTTCTCAAAACGAGTTGGCAAAGAAATATCATCTCCGTCCATACGAGCTACATACTCTGTATCTACATAACCAAGGCAATGATTCAGTGTTGCAGCAAGCTTAATATTATGTTCGTTCTGAATAACCAGATAATTTTGATGCTCTTCCGCCCATCGCAAAGCCACCTGCAGAGTATCATCTTTAGAACCATCATCACACAGAACAACCTTGAAATTTTTATATGTTTGGGATTCCAAAGACTTCAATGCCTCCACAAGAGTGTCAGCACAGTTATAAATACCCATAATTACAGTTATACGTGGTAAATCTCTCATAATATCATCTTCTTAACAATTGACTGATTTTCAGAATCCACCTTTCACCCAATATAGCAATCAACTTATTCTTCAGTATATGTATACGCCAACTCATCGTATTGTGATCAATCCAGGAGCACGAATAATGGTGAATGGCAACCGTATTTTTTGTCATTGTTATAATACCCGTTGTAGAATCCATAGGACAAAAATAATCCGCCGGATAGATATTCACGTCCGCTACTTTCTGAAACCGATGTTCATTAACCATTCCATGCCTTTTCAAAATCTCCGTAGTATAATCCACTACGGTACCATCAGCAATTGCAAAATTTTCCTTGGCATTATATAAGTCCAAAAGTTCACCAATAATCTTGAGACCCGGTCTCACACCTAATCCCAGTCCTGGAGCTACCCCAAGAAGCTCTGTGCAAAATTCGCCTCTATCCTGCTGTTGAGTAGCTAAACTTTTTTCAAACGCCATAAAGTTGCCCACAGCAATAATATGATTCATATCTTTTAGAATCTCAACATCAGTATCAAAATATAGCCCACCCTCTTCAAACAGTACAAAAAAACGGACATAATCACTCACAAAGGCATACTTCTTAGCCTCATAAGCTTGCTTAACATACGGACAACAATTCACATCAAAATTATTCTCATTCCATTCCTTGATCTCATAATCAGGCAGATATTTTTTCCATGAAGCTATACATTCTAAAGCATCTTTTGGTAATGGATTACCACCAAACCAACAATAATGAATTATTTTAGGTATAATATCATGCATAATAAACAAATGACATAAATAACGTAAACACCAAATGTACCATCACAACATACTTACGCATACGCACTAATGGATGCTTTTCATCTGCTATTGCATAACAAGGATAAATAAGTATTATCGGATACATAAACCACGAAAGATATGCAATGCGATTGGTAAATTCAGCATACATACAAAGCATCCATACGCCATTACATGTCAAATACATATTTAACATCATATCATAAAATTTATCCTCCAACTTATATTTATACTTCACATAGTAACCAATGAGAACTGGCATAGCAGAATATATAACGAAATCCATTCTAAAGCCCCCACGACCTCCCCATGCATTATCAGAATTAGAAGTCAAATAAGCAGCTCCTGACTCATCCGAAAAATCAGCAAACAGAGTCTGGAAGAATGATATATGCAAAACTGCCATTGCCAAACAAAACAGCCATCCATAAAAATACCATTCTTTCTTTTTAAATATCAAAGTTAAAATATAAGCAACAACAGGCATTTGCATCGAATGATGAAATCCCCACGATAACAACAAAAACAGTATTGAAACCCACATTTTATCTCTGTACGCCAATGCTACTAGAAAGAACGAACTAGCAACACCAGCCTTAATACCATTAGTTCCATAAGAAAATGTGGAAAATGCAGCTAA
This window encodes:
- a CDS encoding Coenzyme F420 hydrogenase/dehydrogenase, beta subunit C-terminal domain yields the protein MNRVSKSGLCTGCVACAASCVHQAISMTEQGVYGHFMPTIDTSRCVDCGICTKVCPQNVPLKLATPQAAFAAWSKDEEDYHTSTSGGAASVLSTHVINGGGVVYGCASIGGDIKHIRVDKLENLSLLKGSKYVQSQLSVDIIRAVKADLRDYRKVLFVGTPCQVAGLKSYLHRGYDNLYTVDIICHGVSSQKNLFENLRFCGIERKNVVTMTFRKKGHFHLSVIGENGRELRSRLLHQDFYFIAFYRSANYNEVCYQCQYARPERISDITIGDFWGCGPLKLQQKHDQGLSLVLINTVQGRELFDACKEKFNSEERSIAEAVCGNKQLRQPSVLHLNHRPFAWIYKYFGFRMASLCCLLPDKLFYYLLSLRN
- a CDS encoding polysaccharide pyruvyl transferase family protein — protein: MLQAYALQQTLLGLGCDNKIINFSSAEQRKIMRVFSYRFALIPFLKDLSHLCFYRGLKKRHDLYNAFKKNYLKLTEKEYTTLDALKEGHLEADLFIAGSDQIWNPLPSDFDWAYYLPFVKGKKISYAACSGSFGSLPKNTLNLIGEYAKDFDSISVRDNGTKEAIEAVTDREVQINIDPVFLLTSSDWLSKLPIEMNKRKYIFFYTVFADKEMIEMVKTVSAKTSLPVVVCNFSNLYDLFVPFTRQLAAGPIEFLNLLVNAEYVISSSFHGTAFAMIFHKKLISIRGLKDNRINYLLRQMSMEDCSINSVTEIDNVLQKKETNWQLVDEVINTERQFSFDYLKRCIYESGE
- a CDS encoding glycosyltransferase; translated protein: MRDLPRITVIMGIYNCADTLVEALKSLESQTYKNFKVVLCDDGSKDDTLQVALRWAEEHQNYLVIQNEHNIKLAATLNHCLGYVDTEYVARMDGDDISLPTRFEKEIKFLDAHPEFAFVSTPMAHFDERGIWREGKAVEYPQNCDFKDCAPFCHAPCMVRKSAYDLVNGYTTGEKVERAEDYYLWYKMYRAGLKGYNIQEILYMMRDDKNAIARRKVKDRLRGAKMHWEILRGLNIKYPYLIIAKSLSKILVPPFLVPFLRKII
- a CDS encoding glycosyltransferase family 32 protein encodes the protein MHDIIPKIIHYCWFGGNPLPKDALECIASWKKYLPDYEIKEWNENNFDVNCCPYVKQAYEAKKYAFVSDYVRFFVLFEEGGLYFDTDVEILKDMNHIIAVGNFMAFEKSLATQQQDRGEFCTELLGVAPGLGLGVRPGLKIIGELLDLYNAKENFAIADGTVVDYTTEILKRHGMVNEHRFQKVADVNIYPADYFCPMDSTTGIITMTKNTVAIHHYSCSWIDHNTMSWRIHILKNKLIAILGERWILKISQLLRR
- a CDS encoding EpsG family protein, giving the protein MIDASFYQGVYLFIVTLLTLITVSYRHSLTTIEPIVGSVILCIFLVLFIGFRPVSYLFVDMMNYNSWWGLYEWEGFDWGAQNILFDNLYAYMSYIFSDTTLFFVLMAALYFIPMLVACRKLFPSNTMLVFLVCLAAFSTFSYGTNGIKAGVASSFFLVALAYRDKMWVSILFLLLSWGFHHSMQMPVVAYILTLIFKKKEWYFYGWLFCLAMAVLHISFFQTLFADFSDESGAAYLTSNSDNAWGGRGGFRMDFVIYSAMPVLIGYYVKYKYKLEDKFYDMMLNMYLTCNGVWMLCMYAEFTNRIAYLSWFMYPIILIYPCYAIADEKHPLVRMRKYVVMVHLVFTLFMSFVYYA